The stretch of DNA gaagcgccggcagctaccccgggctggtgctgttccttcctcacaggggcaccagcccggggtaaaaggtaggcggtcaaagtcacttgggggtgcctaacattttggcacccccaagtgactttgactttatttttcctttaataaccttTTTGAGGTTTCTGGGGAGGCAGAGGATGTTCCCTCTTCATCAGAGTCTGACTCTGATTGGGGTTGAGAGTGTgttgaaaaatctgaattctgACTGAGTAATTCGTCTGCCTCTGAGTCTGAAGCTAGCCCCTCTTCTGATTCTGAGGAGGAAGGTAGAGTGACTGTGGCCTTGCGCTTCCTGTTATCTCTGGCTTTAGTCTGCCCCCCCTGAGGTTGTGGTGGTTGTACTGTATTCATGATCCACTGTAGGAATTCCCCAATTTGGGCTGGTACTTGGTTAGAAGTATGGGCCAGCGGATTCTCATCCCAGGGCATGGGTATAGGTGCCTGTGCTATAGGTTGGTCAGGGGCTGGGGGTAATGGGGAGTTAGCCTGAGGGGTGTTTGGCAGTGAGGCTGCATCCTGAGCCTGTGATGCTTGTGGGGAGAGGATAGGTGGCTCAGCTACAGAAGGAGTCTGTGAGGCAGGTTTGCAGTCAGAACAATAATTTCTCTCTGATTTTCTCAGGGAGTGCTTACATACCTTGCACTTAGGTAGtttgtctgtttttttctgttttttagctGACTGTATAACCTCTCTGAGGTCCTTGAGTGAATCAGCCTTCTCCATGCTGTTCTTATGGTGCTTATTGTGAATAAGGGCTCTCTTATGCAATTATCGAGTGCTCCTTTAGTGGGGGAGAGGAGATCTGCAGCTTCTTGTTATAATGCTGCCGTTTGGGAGCGCTCCTGTAATGGCGCTGTGTGCCTGCAGTACAGGGGCGCCTAGTGACGTCATCGCGCGACGTTTGGCGCGAATCCCAGGAGCGCGTTCACGTAGGGCGCGCATTCACCAGTACCCGGAAGGGCGCCTAGAGTGACGTCATCGCGCGACGTTTGGCGCGAATCCCAGGAGCGCATTCCCCAGTACCCGGAAGTGCGCTCGTGGTGCTGATACTACAAGCGGGGCTTTCTCCCGCGTTAGTCAGGTAGGGCCTGCTCtgtttatttatctatatatggCCCAGGAAACTTACctctccgtttttttttttttttatatattataacgcTGCCATTTCAGCGCCTCCTGCTGTGGACCTGCGTTGGGGGTTACACTTCTGGGCAGCTCTGCGTACCCTGTGTATTGCCCCTACAAGCACTTATGGGGGTAGCTCTGCGTACCCAAGTGCAATCAATTGGCATCTGCCAGCACCTCAATGGACAGCTCTGCGTGTCCCAGTGCACTGATGTGATGTAATCCACACTTGTagtggcagctctgcgtgcccaaGTGTCAGTGTCCCACTAGAACAGCTATGTGTCCTAGTATATTTCCTTGTTAAtaggtataaaataaaataaaaaatgatatatgtaactgtcctacACCTCCGAGGCAGGACAAAAGAACTGAGGAGTGAGGGTGGAGACgagccttatatacagtgggagggaccaggagccACTAGGTtcaattctctgtcctgcctccagaggtgatcacagacaaaaccctaacgtctgcactgacaggagggccgctagagaaagtAGATCTTTCTTTCTTCAGGAACTTAAACGGATTAGAGGATGATTGTTGGGCTTACCTTTTCTGGTAAATTCAATTGGGACCTAATAGCCTTAATTAACGGTTCCACTAGCGACATATCAAACGAAGAATAAGTTTCTACTTCCAGCCTGTCTTCCTTCTCAGAATCTTCTCTATCCTCCTCTCTTGAGGAATCAATACTTTCTTCGCGTGTCGGATTTTGTCTAACCTCCTCTCTGGAGCGTTTGGCTGACTTTAAACCCTCTGCCACAGCATCCCTTATCCACTTCATCACTTTTGAAGTATCTGCAGCAGCATCTCCAGACAATCTCCGTGTGCATCTTTGGCATAATTTTGAATGCTTCATTGCTGGATTCTCACATGCCACACATACTTTGTGCTTCTCTTTACTAGTTCTCTtcctgggggggggcacactgaAAGAAATTATAACATACATTATACTATAAGAACTCTTTTCTGCCTATACACACTACAACCACCACTGTGACTCACCTATCATCATTGGCAGCATTGTCTGGGCTACTAGGCACCTGGTCTTCCAGCCCTGTCTAACAAAAACAATCACATCACCTCTCTATAACAGCAAAGTACCACAAAAACAATTCCCCTACATGTTTTAAACTTACCAGCACGTGAAACAAAATGCCACTCTGCTAGCAAAGTTGCAACGCACCGCCGTCACCACGTCTGGAATACATATATGCGTTCCACCGGCGTCACTTCCCCCATTCGCGCCAAAGATGAAGCAACCCGGAAGAGGCGATCCTGACGCATGCGCTCCTAGTAACTATGTGTCCCAGCCTGGAACGCATACGGAAGAACCAGGTGCCGCCCTCCTCATAGCCCTAATCTGGATACTCCGGATTATACTGGTTGAGGCAATGAATGATCCCCGGGCAGCCTAGTAACGGGGGTCTGATCCACCGACCTCCTCTATGAGGAAGTACTCCACCAGATCCTTCCAGGGAGAGAGGCTGACCttcccaggtatgggatccccaaCGGGTCCAGGTGAGTCACaaaaattataagaaaaaaactCTGTCCTATACTCCTGGCGAGGACAGAAAAAAGACATGGTCCAATTGGAGAGGGAAGGTTATATGCAGTATGCAGGGGGTAATGGGTTAATTGCAGTTTCTGTCCTATCAATGGTTAGAGGGCGGGGAAAACCCATAGGTGTGTaggctgccatagtgaccagggaaattatatatatatatatatatatatatatatatatatatatatatatatatatatatatatatataatgaagcaTCTTTGGGGTTCTGAgtaagaaattttttttgtttttgttttaatgatGTCTGTTCTTGATCTGTTTTTCCCCTGCCATGTAGATATTATAGCTTTTCCTTTTAACTCCCTTAAGCTACTTAAGGTTCATCTTTAAAGCACAATAAATTGATGGAGTGGAGTGTTAATTTTTCACTCACCCGTGACAACCTTGGACCCTTGGCCTGCCATTTTTGTTTGTATTCCCATTGTTTTCTTGTGGTGCCTTGGGCCAACACTAGAGTAAGGTTAGCAGAATAAGTACACTGTGCATGCACTGACCTAGGGTAATGCAAGGAAAAACTGAGAATAAAGGCTGCAGGGTCTAAGGTTAGCAGGTAACAAATTaggcccctccctcctcccaGTACATTGCCCACATTTGAgttataaaaactaaaaaaggaGCAGTAAtggtaaaattaattttattataatatgaAAATCATTTGCCGCCGCcgcccccccccatcatttacaATCATTTATCAAGAgacatatttctttttaaaataagcTGCCCCTATGGACCACAACGGCAAAAAAGTGGTTGTGATTGCTGCATTaccacattaaaggggaaggaaacatgcaatcccccagtgattgtaatcaggCCCAGGGTTCCAGTGAGCGAGCAATCCTCTTCTTCCTTTGAAATCCCAGGGccaacacatgcacagtagagtataAAAAAAGGTGTCTTTGttattaaagtttggcttttcactctactgtgcattagTAAGCGGAGTTAAGAGGAAGAGGATAGCTCACTCACTGGTacaccaggctggtgcagttttctgccaaaAGTAGCACCAGTCTTgaatatcaggtaagtgattacaatcactggggggggggggataacatTTGCCACCTCCTAGTGGTtgcaactttccttctcctttaaataaaacgcCCACACTGACTGGCAGCCACTCCCTTCTTATGAATGGGAAACCCTCTGCCTATGATAGGCCCTAATGGTATGTGGTTTTGCTTGGGCATACTGAATTCTATGTTTCCAACCAAAAGTCACACAGGAGGAGTGTTTCTCATTACTGAAAATGGAAAGCATCTCTGCCGGTAAAGCTGGGTTCTAGGATGTTCCAACAATCCTAAACAGATGTGTGCCAATAGCCCAAGCAGcacaatatataaacatacaaacaCAACATGGACACACATTCATGTAGCAGCATCTCTTTGGTTTCTCCAAACCACAGAGGTTTTACTTAGCACTTTTACTAGAGGGGTTAAAATCACCCCCACAGCATACGCTGAGTTTTAATACAGAGTTGGGGGAAAAGGAAAAATCTGAAAGCGCCTAAAAGAGGTTTTCAAGCCACGTagcattaaagaagaactaatgCTCAACAGAAAAATGCTACACTGTACACACCTAAAGCTACCACAAGCCTTCAGCAGTGAAGATCTGTCTCTCCCAAGATGCCCCTAGTAGCCCTCCATCCCACCACATGCTCTGGGCtcctgtcagttacctgagcttatggaccaaccataatatacagtatataaaaacaataaaagtcaTGATAGAAGaccaattagtaattaattcagaccTAACAGGGTCAGATGATAGTGAAACGTGCATACAGTTTTGAAGATCTGAATTATTAATGTTATAGGGCTGCTAGGCTTCTGGGCTTGTACAGTATGGCAAGCATTTCTAGCGACATTTGTTTAtaggctatagttttcctttaagaacagaAATAAAAGGACTTAATGCCAATAATAGAGCTGCCATTTGCTCTAATTgaaattcttataaaaatatttcctttttatttagtgCGTATGGAATGCTCTGTGCAAAGGGTTGTTTTTAGCCCAGTCTGAGCTGCCCAAACCCATAATGTCCCATGTAAGGCACGCGGCATTATGCCCAAAGGAAATCAGAGATAGAAGTCTAATTTGGCAGACACGGTTTTACATCCTTTGTCAGAGAACAGTTTCTCCTCCTTTGGGTAGTAAGTCATCTCTCTAGTCACTTTCTCCACCAGTTCCATGTCTATCGGGATGCGACGGTGTTGCATTTCAGCGATGACGCACTGCTTTACGTGTCTGTACTCCAGCGGCAAAAAGGGAACGAAGAAATCTATCAGGTTCTTGTCAATGAGGCTGCTGTGCCAAAATCCACCTTTCGGTACAAACAATTGAGGTTAATAATCCCTTTACATATTTATTGCAAAACATGAAATGGATATCATAAACAAATGCCAATATATTTCCAATGTTGTTTAAAACTGTTGTAAATGCACAACCCCAAACTTTAGGGCTGCAGGGGTTTTACTCAGTAACCAGCATTCACTTGTATTAGAAGCATATATGTATCCATGTTGTCTCATTCAATcgggcttatgtaaaaaaaaaaataaaaaaaaaaaaaagatgcataagCACTATATGAACTGGCAAAAGTTccaaaataaagtatatttaacaGACATATCTGAGAAAATTGAAAGGACACCATGATAGTCTCTcaccccttaggctcacagtataATCATTCCTCCCTGATCTTGTTCAATTGTAAAGAGAtggacagggccaccatcagagataacggggcccctcacaacaaaattttctggccccccctcctcccacacccccaatggcccctcccccagtgacccctcccatcagtacaaaggacacacagacattggtagccagggccccctaaaacattggtggcagAGGTTAtgttgctagccagcccagggcctcctaaaacattggtgttcctcccccagtgtcctcatactatggcccactccccgctgcttcctccagctccccccaagcatcctccaactccccccaagcatcctccaactccccccaagcatcctccaactccccccaagCATCTATCACTTCACTATAAAACAAAGTGATATAGAGGTTAAGTGGCTATTTCAGCCTAAGCCTCCTGGGACACGGGGCAGATTCTTGGTCTCAGGATTAACACAAGCCAAGAATCTGCTCCCACACTTTAAAAAGCTTAATCATGTGCCTGCACCTCTAGCCATGTTGTTggcctatgggtgggtgatattgggctaatttggtttaatcaaattaaaatggcaggtataggcaCCATCGGTTCGGGTACTTCATCattgagccaatgcagtccccgatctgacagaaaaatcaaacctgccccatggAGATCTGGCTGATCTCAGGCAGGGAGGCCCACCGTTCatggcccatacacgggcagataagctgccaaaggaccgatattggcacctaaaatcagcctgtgtatgggccaccttaaagagatactgacaccagaaagtaaatcttttttttacatctatcataacattgtctttgcaagaactttataattttgccataaaaatatttgcctgatgcatttacattacctgtctgatcccctgtgttcctctatgagggggcggccgttcgcattagaagctataactgacaggctgtgatgggacagtcaggttggaaaaacagtcaggtttaggaacttcaagtaacaattacttacaaaaccaaacctgtcagcgaaaaatgacctataggtaactttttacgtatattcatattttgaaaagtagttttttcgtgtcagtattgctttaagggtAGTTGAGAAATGGTTCCTATGAGTCATAAGCAGACTGTCATGGCCAAGCTCAGACTGGAATTCAAAGTGGACCATGGCATTTCAATACTCGGCACTTACTGTTTTGGTTGTTAAATACGCCAAGAGAAATCACGCTCTCCATGTCCTTTAACTGCAGGTCCTCCCTCTGCTTCCCTGCCTTCCAGAACTCCAACACCTTGCGAGTAATCAGATCCCCTCCGGCATTGCTAAAGGAAGCCATTATGAGTTCAGGAAATGCATCACTGGGTTTCTCTTAACACCTAATGTGTGCCAAGGAATCACACGGCATCATAACTGTTTGACTGCCCCTTTAGCCCTTACCTGAGGAAAACAAAGATAGAATTCCGATAGGACACGCCATCTATATTGTCATAATAATCCAGGAAGGGTTTAATTGCATCGATAAGCCCAGGTTGCATCTTGTCCATCTCGTCAAATATAAACAAGTTGCGAGGACAAAGAGTCACATTCCCACGGATCCACATGTGCAACTGATCCTGTAGTACAAATGCACAGTTATAATACTTactcttttattaaatatttgtgtacccctggaactatggCAGGGTGActcttaccccaatgtttctataaatctgtaaccttgctatgagctaagggggcccagcctgaaggccagttagggggagatttggggtgagtgcttatttgtgccctgggtacccctggaactatagcagggtgactgttaccccaatgtttctatacagtggcttgcaaaagtattcggcccccttgaacttttccacattttgtcacattacagccacaaacatgaatcaattttattggaattccacgtgaaagaccaatacaaagtggtgtacacgtgagaagtggaacgaaaatcatacatgattccaaacattttttacaaataaataactgcaaagtggggtgtgcgtaattattcagccccctttggtctgagtgcagttagttgcccatagacattgtctgatgagtgctaatgactaaatagagtgcacctgtgtgtaatctaatgtcagtacaaatacagctgctctgtgacggcctcagatgttgtctaagagaatattgggagcaacaacaccatgaagtccaaagaacacaccagacaggtcagggataaagttattgagaaatttaaagcaggcttaggctacaaaaagatttccaaagccttgaacatcccacggagcactgttcaagtgatcattcagaaatggaaggagtatggcacaactgtaaacctaccaagacaaggccgtccacctaaactcacaggccgaacaaggagagcgctgatcagaaatgcagccaagaggcccatggtgactctggacgagctgcagagatctacagctcaggtgggggaatctgtccataggacaactattagttgtgcactgcacaaagttggcctttatggaagagtggcaagaagaaagccattgttaacagaaaaccataagaagtcccgtttgcagtttgccacaagccatgtgggggacacagcaaacatgtggaagaaggtgctctggtcagatgagaccaaaatggaacttttcggccaaaatgcaaaacgctatgtgtggcggaaaactaacactgcacatctcTCTGAACACACcaatccccactgtcaaatatggtggtggcagcatcatgcttctgggggtgcttctcttcagcagggacagggaagctggtcagagttgatgggaagatggatggagccaaatacagggcaatcttggaagaaaacctcttggagtctgcaaaagacttgagactgggacagaggttcaccttccagcaggacaacaaccctaaacataaagccagggcaacaatggaatggtttaaaacaaaacatatccatgtgttaagctggccatacacgtggcgatctaacgatgtttcgtgcgaccatcggtcgcagataaggaggtagaaacaataggatttctacctccttctgtcgattcagccctgacggcagattttggtcaggcgccttctatggcgcctgatcaaaattttctaacctggccgattggcgagtccgatttcagcagcttcctgcgatatcggtcgactcgccgacatgccatacacgcaccgaatatcgtacgaaacaaggtttcatacgatagtatcagtgcgtgtatggccagctttagaatggcccagtcaaagtccagatctaaatccaatcgagaatctgtggcaagatctgaaaactgctgttcacaaatgctgtccatctaatctgactgagctggagctgttttgcaaagaagaatgggcaaggatttcagtctctagatgtgcaaagctggtagagacataccctaaaagactggcagctgtaattgcagcaaaaggtggttctacaaagtattgactcagggggctgaataattacgcacaccccactttgcagttatttatttgtaaaaaatgtttggaatcatgtatgattttcattccacttctcacgtgtactccactttgtattggtctttcacgtggaattccaataaaactgattcatgtttgtggctgtaatgtgaaaaaatgtggaaaagttcaagggggccgaatacttttgcaagccactgtatatctgtaagcttgttaagagctaagggggcccagcctgaaggccagttagggtgagatttggggtgagtgcgtaTTCATGCCCTGGTTACCCAtggaactatagaagggtgactcttaccccaatgtttctatatatctgtaaccttgttatgaggtaaggggcccagcctgaaagccagttagggagatatttggggtgagtgtttgtatgtgccctgggtacccataAATCTATAGCAAGGTGAATGTTAACCCAGGTTTTCTATATAACCTATATGACCAAAAGAGCTTAGGGATAGAATTAGAACCAAAGAATTCAGGGTTACCTTGTACTGCTGGACCTTACTGTCATGAGGGAAATGGTGAGTGGCGACAAAAAGATGGACAAATTTACTGTTGAATCCCTGTTTGTATATATTGTCCGAGATGATTTTGCTGACAAAGTTCTTTCCGGTTCCAGTCCATCCATGCAGAGACAGGGCCAGTGGTTTTTTAGGATTCTTGTTGTTCATGAAACCCAACACAGCTCGATATATCACCTCCTGGGCCAAGTGCTGCCCAAAGAACTTTTGCCTTAGATCGGCCAGTAGGGCTGAAAGACAAGTATGATTTAATGGATACACAGAATTACCAGTCCTTTGTGGGACCCTAAAGAATTACAATTCCCAGCACTCCCAAAAGCTTTCAGCAATAGTTGACCAAATTTGCACCAGCCATAAAAGAAAACTTTACTAGCAGGGAATTTAAATTATCTCCAAAGGAGTTGGCGCTTAAGAACCACCCAATAAAGTGAAAAatcagtttatatttatttagaataaaTCAATGTGTTACAGCATAATAAAATCAAATGTATACAATAATGAATTCACACACACCACTAagttaaaaatataaagtaaattctaTATACAGCAGAAATTCATTTATTACAATAAAGGGAGACATATGATACCTACAGATAATTCACCCTTGAATTCCCAATTCCTTAATATCATGCCCTCAATAGAAatcaatttaaataaattaaaaagggaATTCATTAGTCTGACCTATATTTACAACTTCAAAAAGGATAGTCAATAAAAGTATAATAATTAAAAACTCACAATACCCCCCCTAACCCTTGGAGCGCAGATAAggtttatctttatatttagggAATTTAAATTAGGCAAAGTATATTCACTGCAATAGCCCTCCTACTATGTTATATTTGGCTGTCAGCACAGGGGTGTGCAGTGCTGTCACTGCATCAGCATAATCACTTGTCAGGTGAACTGCCACCACGGTTAAATCAGGAGAAATGAGGAGCAGAAAGATATGTACAGGGCTCCAGGGGCGGGGGAGAGCAAAGGGATACGTATGGGGCTGCCGGGGGAGAGCAGGGGGATACGTAAGGGGCTGCCGGGGGAGAGCAGAGGGGTACGTACGGGGCTGCCGGGGGAGAGCAGAGGGGTACGTACGGGGCTGCCGGGGGAGAGCAGAGGGGTACGTACGGGGCTGCCGGGGGAGAGCAGAGGGGTACGTACGGGGCTGCCGGGGGAGAGCAGAGGGGTACGTACGGGGCTGCCGGGGGAGAGCAGAGGGGTACGTACGGGGCTGCCGGGGGTGAGCAGAGGGGTACATAAGGGGCTGCCGGGGGTGAGCAGAGGGGTACATAAGGGGCTGCCGGGGGTGAGCAGAGGGGTACATAAGGGGCTGCCGGGGGTGAGCAGAGGGGTACATAAGGGGCTGCCGGGGGAGAGCAGAGGGGTACATAAGGGGCTGCCGGGGGAGAGCAGAGGGGTACGTAAGGGGCTGCCGGGGGAGATCAGAGGGGTACGTAAGGGGCTGCCGGGGGAGAGAAGAGGGGTACGTAAGGGGCTGCCGGGGGAGAGCAGAGGGGTACGTAAGGGGCTGCCGGGGGAGAGCAGAGGGGTACGTACGGGGCTGCCGGGGGAGGGCAGAGGGGTGAACACAAGGATAATATGGGGTTGCCAGGTAGAGCATAAAGAGAGGTACTCCTAGTTCTGCAGGATTATTAGACTTTTTCTTCACTGATTGGCTTGTGAGGTGGGGGGAGTGGCGATATGAGGAAGCACTAACCTATTCAAACTTTAAGGAAATAGAAAGTGAAACTgagtaaattgaaaaaaaattgaaattggcAGCCAGAAcagattatacagtatatatatgtagggacccatagggttaagctccctatggctttacttccctacctattcttatctgtactgttatagggcagagcccttgTACTTAGTTTACAGTTGTATAGctatcccttagggctctggcacacggggaaattagtcgcccgcgacaaaactccatgttcacgggcgactaatctccccgagttgactcgcaagtctttttcggcaatttcgggaaatcgcgccgccgcgtgtgccatcctgcaggcgacttacatgttcgccagtgggatggcgggtcatggcaactcgagattagtcgcccgtgacaagggagatttgtcacgggcgattaatctccccgtgtgccagagcccttataggtttagcctggttgtacacgccccctgcagactgatatagtgtctagcaggagggtgtgacttcctctctggctgccggtctgctacctgaagcacctctccattgagcctgggtacagatccggcccagtagccacTTCCATCCAAATTAAAGtaggggacagggccccgtgaatgaggaaaagacagtatagcagcatatttcatagcaccctctagtagtggtgagttcagacagaattatatagacagagcagccatttgctccatcgaggataatagcaaaggagtagtcttcctaacaggcattactggccttagattagggacacagaagtgctagggaaataggttagcaaatatgccttgccctaacctccaaaagagcatgggactatgctggtgagctttcctacctatcacactgttgttgttctacctgcccaaacTCTTGATGACAAGGGATAtatccaggggagcatcatatttctgctattgatccattttacatcaattgtataactgcatactgttctgcatctattgcgtgagtattgataaccctgcataccattgtcttggacaataaagtattatccagtgattctgcaagagctcctggcgtcctattcctttaatctattgcacaacaccagtgtgagttgtagtttaactacatcATCAAGCCACTGACACtgctcccacttagcggaggcccatcctgggaaagggggttgcatgtaacgcATGCTCTAATGTCCCattagcctggtataatacccctattaatggaaccattgtgattggatgtctgtgactctactaccatcaagagtttaaataccggggaattccctaccagtcatttgaactgaagaagccactcggatgagtggtgaaacgttttcaagaaaaactcagaaaagtccagttgttttagacttaattctactagatactgtatatcatgacctggatgaatgagaatcttcatagacatacatatatatacagagtagCTGCCGTGGCAGATGGTGGATCCGTAGGGACCCTGCACAATAATAATCTATATGGCTAAGTAACTCACATCTGGCCCCAAACCCCTCACAAGTCCTAAACCCAAAGGGACCCCACATAATTATACTGAATGGCTCTGTAGCTCCGAGCATTGCCCTTTGCACCTCAGACATCCTCCTTCCCCTGTATCAAACTGGCCGCCTCTCCGGCCCTCTCACCTGTCTGGTTTAGCGGCAGCTCCGGCTCACAACATTCGGACCAGTAGCAGTAGAAGCGCGGGTAGGATAAGTAGCCTGTAAGAACCGCCGCAGTACCGACAGCGATACCGAGAGTGATGGGCTCCGTATGTACATGGGGACAGAACAACAGCAGCACCAGGGGCCACTGCAGACCCATAACCCCCCACATTCGCTGCCTCTTTCTTGCCATTAGCTCTCTAGGCGCTAGGGAAATCGTGACGTCACAGCCACATAACCAAGACAGGAGTGGGCGGTACCTAGATAACAGTCAATCTCCAGTTCCTGGTTAGGCCACGCCCACGCTTCCGAACAAGACCGCCATTGCCCATCTAGAGAAGGGGGCGGGGAGAAGTGAGTGGCGCCCagttt from Xenopus tropicalis strain Nigerian chromosome 8, UCB_Xtro_10.0, whole genome shotgun sequence encodes:
- the tor1b gene encoding torsin family 1, member B (torsin B) precursor (The RefSeq protein has 1 substitution compared to this genomic sequence), which codes for MARKRQRMRGVMGLQWPLVLLLFCPHVHTEPITLGIAVGTAAVLTGYLSYPRFYCYWSECCEPELPLNQTALLADLRQKFFGQHLAQEVIYRAVLGFMNNKNPKKPLALSLHGWTGTGKNFVSKIISDNIYKQGFNSKFVHLFVATHHFPHDSKVQQYKDQLHMWIRGNVTLCPRNLFIFDEMDKMQPGLIDAIKPFLDYYDNIDGVSYRNSIFVFLSNAGGDLITRKVLEFWKAGKQREDLQLKDMESVISLGVFNNQNSGFWHSSLIDKNLIDFFVPFLPLEYRHVKQCVIAEMQHRRIPIDMELVEKVTREMTYYPKEEKLFSDKGCKTVSAKLDFYL